In Methanosarcinales archaeon, a genomic segment contains:
- a CDS encoding PAS domain S-box protein translates to MIEASLDPLVTFDQNGIIMDVNAATVRVTGRTREELIGTPFADYFTKPEKASEGVMLVFETGEVRDYELVIKARDGSETIVAYNASVYKDETGQVVGAFAAARDITLSKRADQEIQNLQNYNRGLIEVSLDPLVTFNHEGIILDVNEATIKATGMERDELINTPFADYFTDPERAYKGAMEVFETGEVRDYELVMKAKDGTETIVSYNASVYKDQSGNVVGAFGAARDITESKRAEQEIRNLQRYNRGLIEASLDPLVTFDRNGIILDVNEAKIRITGRSREELIGTPFSDHFTDPDRAYKGAMKVFETGEVRDYELVMKAKDGAETIVSYNASVYKDQYGNVVGAFGAARDITESKRAEQEIQNLQRYNRGLIETSLDPLVTFDHEGIILDVNEATIKATGMERDELINTPFADYFTDPERAYKGAMEVFETGEVRDYELVMKSKDGTEAIVAYNASVYKDETGQVAGAFAAARDITERKNAEIALHEKKAELDLIFQIAADGMCVIDTDKNIIKVNKAFLRMVKMDEDEIIGKKCYEILGGDLCYSEECPLEKKKNGESFLECETIKKLSDGKEIPVILNAAKLEQNGKFVGIVEDFKDITERKLAEEEIQNLHRYNRGLIEVSLDPLITFDHNGIILDVNEATIQATGVSREELINTPFANYFTDPEKAHKGAMKVFELGEVRNYELVMKARDGTETIVAYNASVYRDQEENVVGAFAAARDITERKRSEHELEETIQKLEAYTNRINRLMKTTLEQITEEKSKGVILDVTGVPDDIEITQPLINIARYARQFGATCIITGIKREVEHELLELGAILAPITTERSLHDGLRYTIAIIDEN, encoded by the coding sequence TTGATCGAGGCAAGCCTTGATCCATTGGTGACCTTTGATCAAAATGGGATTATTATGGATGTTAATGCGGCAACCGTTCGAGTGACCGGAAGGACTCGGGAAGAATTGATAGGTACTCCATTTGCTGATTATTTCACAAAACCAGAAAAAGCATCAGAAGGTGTTATGCTTGTTTTTGAAACCGGTGAGGTACGGGATTATGAACTGGTCATAAAGGCCAGGGATGGGTCCGAAACAATTGTGGCTTACAATGCTTCAGTGTATAAAGATGAAACAGGGCAGGTGGTAGGTGCTTTTGCCGCTGCCCGCGACATTACTTTAAGCAAGCGTGCAGATCAGGAGATACAAAACCTTCAGAACTACAATCGTGGATTGATTGAAGTTAGCCTTGATCCGTTAGTCACTTTTAACCATGAAGGTATTATTCTTGATGTTAATGAAGCCACTATCAAGGCTACAGGTATGGAAAGGGATGAGTTGATCAACACCCCGTTCGCTGATTATTTTACCGATCCGGAGAGAGCATATAAAGGTGCCATGGAGGTCTTTGAAACAGGAGAAGTCAGGGATTATGAACTGGTAATGAAGGCAAAGGATGGGACTGAGACTATTGTGTCATACAATGCATCGGTCTATAAAGATCAGTCCGGGAATGTAGTAGGGGCCTTTGGAGCTGCCCGTGATATCACTGAATCGAAGCGTGCTGAGCAGGAGATCCGGAATCTTCAAAGATATAATCGAGGATTAATCGAGGCAAGCCTTGATCCTCTGGTGACCTTTGATCGGAATGGCATAATTCTGGATGTGAACGAAGCTAAAATCCGTATTACCGGCAGAAGTCGGGAAGAGTTGATAGGTACACCTTTTTCTGATCATTTTACCGATCCCGATAGAGCATATAAGGGAGCCATGAAAGTCTTTGAGACCGGAGAGGTCAGGGACTATGAACTGGTAATGAAGGCAAAAGATGGTGCTGAGACTATTGTGTCATACAATGCATCGGTCTATAAAGATCAGTACGGGAACGTAGTAGGGGCCTTTGGAGCTGCCCGTGATATCACTGAATCGAAGCGTGCCGAGCAGGAGATCCAGAATCTCCAGCGTTATAATCGGGGTTTAATCGAAACAAGCCTTGATCCGTTAGTCACTTTTGACCACGAAGGTATTATTCTTGATGTTAATGAAGCCACTATCAAAGCTACAGGTATGGAAAGGGATGAGTTGATCAATACCCCGTTCGCTGATTATTTTACCGATCCGGAGAGAGCATATAAAGGTGCCATGGAGGTCTTTGAAACAGGAGAAGTCAGGGATTATGAACTGGTCATGAAGTCCAAAGATGGCACAGAAGCAATTGTAGCATATAATGCTTCAGTGTATAAAGATGAAACAGGGCAGGTGGCAGGAGCTTTTGCCGCTGCCCGTGATATCACTGAGCGGAAAAATGCTGAAATTGCACTGCATGAAAAAAAAGCAGAACTCGATCTCATCTTTCAGATCGCTGCTGATGGAATGTGTGTAATAGATACTGATAAGAACATTATCAAGGTGAATAAAGCTTTTCTTAGAATGGTAAAAATGGATGAGGATGAAATCATTGGTAAGAAATGTTACGAAATCTTGGGAGGTGACCTCTGTTATTCTGAAGAGTGTCCACTTGAGAAAAAGAAAAATGGAGAGAGTTTTCTTGAATGTGAAACTATTAAGAAACTATCAGACGGCAAAGAGATACCAGTTATCCTGAATGCTGCAAAATTAGAGCAAAATGGAAAATTTGTTGGGATCGTGGAGGATTTTAAAGATATTACCGAGCGTAAACTGGCAGAAGAGGAGATCCAAAACCTTCATCGTTACAATCGTGGATTGATTGAAGTTAGCCTTGATCCTCTGATAACATTTGATCATAATGGGATCATACTGGATGTGAACGAGGCCACCATTCAAGCTACCGGTGTGAGCCGGGAAGAACTTATTAACACCCCCTTTGCCAATTATTTTACCGATCCGGAAAAAGCACATAAAGGTGCTATGAAGGTCTTTGAATTAGGGGAAGTCCGGAATTATGAACTGGTCATGAAAGCAAGGGATGGGACCGAGACTATTGTCGCTTACAATGCTTCTGTCTATCGGGATCAGGAGGAGAATGTTGTTGGTGCTTTTGCTGCTGCTCGCGACATTACTGAGCGAAAAAGATCAGAACATGAATTAGAAGAGACAATCCAGAAGCTAGAGGCATACACAAATCGTATCAATAGATTAATGAAAACCACCCTTGAACAGATCACAGAAGAAAAATCGAAAGGGGTTATTCTTGATGTTACGGGGGTTCCGGATGATATTGAAATCACACAACCTTTGATCAATATCGCACGGTATGCAAGACAGTTTGGAGCCACCTGTATCATTACAGGTATCAAACGAGAGGTAGAGCACGAACTGTTAGAGCTGGGTGCGATCCTTGCTCCCATCACAACAGAACGATCCCTGCATGATGGATTAAGGTATACCATAGCAATTATAGACGAGAATTAA
- a CDS encoding HD domain-containing protein has translation MIFLANGLDGLLTIPYIVHPLDVPSTLMKNNAPEHVVIVGLLHDVVEDEDYTLSDIRHEFGDAVATLVDGASEPEELIKADGGKSKTWPERKAHTIDFIKNAGRV, from the coding sequence ATGATATTCCTTGCCAATGGGCTTGATGGACTGTTAACCATACCATACATCGTCCATCCTCTGGACGTTCCCTCCACACTCATGAAGAATAATGCACCAGAGCACGTGGTTATCGTGGGATTGCTGCATGATGTTGTAGAAGATGAGGATTACACACTGTCCGATATCAGACATGAATTCGGTGATGCGGTGGCGACCTTGGTAGATGGGGCTTCCGAGCCGGAAGAACTGATAAAAGCGGACGGGGGCAAAAGTAAGACCTGGCCCGAGCGCAAGGCACATACCATCGATTTTATCAAAAATGCAGGCCGGGTATGA
- a CDS encoding GTP-binding protein — MKKTYIPRLDDILKGGVPLGKSMLFNAMPGLISDVFGYQIIAERVQTDEEMGFIYTNTRTPAEIGRVFEKYGWDLKTPLEAGQIFFVDSISSMMGVPPIGKYVIDDFEKSRDIILSAIEDVKGGTAIIENLATLIDSIGEEKTMELIEIWNESAGKQDVNIVYLFTRWNYEDQMVDRLRSLVNCEIELFGIEEKVMYRQVFVVVKSSWGKTTDCKTFFEVLEPSGVRVFIPKLLVTGPYNAGKSSFVHAIAQDAVSVDRQAFEMFPTTVGLDIGHVDYKGFSADIFGTPGQDRFDLLLEPLARESIGAFIVIDSTKPKTFARAKEMISMCRAEAIPKVIVANKQDLEGALTPTEIKKRMALGEKVLIIPVSVQEKRGLDNALDALFDLIYRV, encoded by the coding sequence ATGAAAAAGACCTATATTCCACGACTGGATGATATCCTAAAGGGAGGTGTACCATTAGGAAAATCAATGTTGTTCAATGCAATGCCTGGTTTGATATCTGATGTTTTTGGTTATCAGATAATTGCTGAGAGGGTACAAACTGATGAAGAAATGGGTTTTATATATACCAATACACGAACACCTGCTGAGATAGGGCGAGTATTCGAAAAATATGGATGGGACCTGAAAACACCATTGGAGGCAGGTCAGATATTCTTTGTGGATTCCATTTCTTCAATGATGGGTGTGCCACCTATCGGAAAATATGTAATTGATGATTTTGAAAAAAGCAGGGACATTATACTGTCAGCTATTGAAGATGTAAAGGGTGGAACTGCAATAATTGAGAATCTTGCAACTCTAATTGATTCTATAGGTGAAGAAAAAACAATGGAATTGATCGAGATATGGAACGAATCTGCCGGCAAGCAGGATGTAAATATCGTATATTTGTTTACCAGGTGGAATTATGAGGATCAGATGGTAGACAGATTAAGAAGTCTGGTCAATTGTGAGATAGAACTTTTTGGTATTGAAGAGAAGGTGATGTACAGGCAGGTATTTGTGGTGGTGAAATCCAGCTGGGGTAAAACAACTGATTGTAAAACCTTCTTTGAAGTGCTCGAGCCAAGCGGTGTAAGGGTTTTCATCCCCAAACTTTTAGTAACCGGACCGTACAATGCCGGGAAGAGTTCATTTGTACATGCAATCGCACAGGATGCTGTATCTGTGGACAGGCAGGCTTTTGAGATGTTCCCAACGACGGTAGGACTGGATATTGGGCATGTCGACTATAAAGGATTTTCAGCTGATATCTTCGGGACCCCTGGCCAGGATCGGTTTGACCTGCTATTAGAGCCATTAGCCAGGGAATCTATTGGTGCATTTATCGTAATTGATTCCACCAAACCAAAAACATTTGCCAGAGCAAAGGAAATGATTAGTATGTGCAGGGCAGAAGCTATACCGAAAGTGATTGTAGCAAATAAGCAGGACCTTGAAGGTGCTCTAACACCCACAGAGATAAAAAAAAGAATGGCTTTAGGTGAAAAAGTACTGATAATTCCAGTTTCAGTCCAAGAAAAAAGAGGGCTTGATAATGCACTTGACGCCCTTTTTGATCTGATATATCGAGTTTAA
- a CDS encoding roadblock/LC7 domain-containing protein produces the protein MGETKKEKLDQILAKFMQVGQVKACGVVSTEGLLITSRMPPEMNERIVGALCSTIIASAETASSQMGTGDVSEVSVRTEQGTLLLKPAGEKALVIALAEVEAQIGLITVEIEMRAKQVQEILEEV, from the coding sequence ATGGGTGAAACCAAGAAAGAAAAGCTGGATCAAATATTGGCCAAGTTCATGCAGGTGGGCCAGGTCAAAGCATGCGGTGTCGTAAGTACCGAGGGTCTTTTGATCACATCAAGAATGCCGCCTGAGATGAATGAACGTATTGTAGGTGCTCTTTGCTCCACAATAATCGCAAGCGCAGAAACGGCAAGCTCCCAGATGGGGACAGGTGATGTGAGTGAGGTCAGTGTGAGAACAGAACAGGGAACATTATTGCTCAAACCTGCAGGAGAAAAGGCATTAGTTATAGCACTGGCTGAAGTTGAAGCTCAAATAGGTTTAATTACAGTTGAGATCGAGATGAGAGCGAAACAGGTGCAGGAGATCCTGGAAGAGGTATAG